Within Pseudomonas paeninsulae, the genomic segment TCATCCTGCCGCCAACCCAGGAGGCGCTGCGCCACCGCCTGACCAATCGCGGCCAGGACAGCGGCGAGATCATCGAGCAGCGCATGCGCGAAGCCGTCAGCGAAATGAGTCATTACGTCGAATACGACTACCTGCTGATCAACGACGATTTCGCCCACGCCCTCAGCGACCTGAAGGCCATCTTCCGCGCCAACCAGCTGCTGCAAAGCCCGCAGCAGCAACGTCATCGCGGCCTACTCAGCGAGCTACTGGCTTAGCGGCAGCAGCACCCTGTAAGCTTCGCGCCACAAACAGAGCGGCCTCGAGCAGAGGCTCCGCACATACTGCTTATGACTTAAGCTTATAGTTGGTGAAAACAAAGCTTCCATTAATACTGGTTGTTTTTTAAACTACTCAGTCCGCTCGCCCATCTGGGCTCAGCCTTATTTTGCATATGCTACGAGGAAGACCATGGCTCGCGTTACTGTCGAAGATTGCCTGGATCACGTTGAGAACCGTTTTGAACTGGTCATGCTCGCCACCAAGCGTTCGCGCCAACTCGCCACCGGCGGCAAAGAGCCGAAACTCGCGTGGGAAAATGACAAGCCAACCGTGGTCGCTCTGCGTGAAATCGCCGCCGGCCTGATGAGCTACGACGTCATCGCCCAAGACGAAATCATCGAAGAAGAGCCACTGTTCGCTGCCTTCGAGGATGAGGCTAACGAGCCTCTGTAAGCCTATGCCTGGACGAAGTCGTGGGGCGCGGAGTCATAAGAATCGGCAAGGAGATCATCCATGCCGAGCATAGACGCCTTCGCCGATCGACTTTCGAGCTACCTGGATAACGACCAGGTCAATCTGGTTCGGCGCGCCTATTTCTACGCCGAACAAGCCCACGACGGCCAACGCCGTCGCAGCGGTGAAGCCTACGTCACCCATCCGCTGGCGGTGGCGAATATCCTTGCCGACATGCACATGGACCATCAGAGCCTGATGGCGGCGATGCTACATGACGTGATCGAAGACACCGGAATCGCCAAGGAAGCGCTGAACACCCAGTTCGGCGAGACCGTGGCCGAACTGGTCGACGGGGTCAGCAAACTGACCCAGATGAACTTCGAGACCAAGGCCGAGGCGCAGGCCGAGAACTTCCAGAAGATGGCCATGGCCATGGCCCGCGATATTCGCGTGATCCTGGTCAAGCTGGCCGACCGCCTGCACAACATGCGCACCCTGGAAGTGCTGTCCGGCGAGAAGCGCCGCCGCATCGCCAAGGAAACCCTGGAAATCTACGCTCCGATTGCCAACCGGCTGGGCATGCACAGCATGCGCATAGAGTTTGAAGACCTGGGCTTCAAAGCCATGCACCCGATGCGCTCCGAGCGTATCCGCGCTGCAGTGCGCCGCGCTCGTGGCAATCGCAAGGAAATCGTCAACAAGATCGAAGAGTCGCTGACCCATTGCCTGACCCGCGAAGGTCTGGAAGGCGAAGTGCTCGGTCGCGAAAAGCACATTTACGGCATCTAC encodes:
- the rpoZ gene encoding DNA-directed RNA polymerase subunit omega; this encodes MARVTVEDCLDHVENRFELVMLATKRSRQLATGGKEPKLAWENDKPTVVALREIAAGLMSYDVIAQDEIIEEEPLFAAFEDEANEPL